One Amorphoplanes digitatis genomic window carries:
- a CDS encoding NAD(P)/FAD-dependent oxidoreductase — protein MKPQRIVVVGAGHVGLYAALRLSRKLSARQAEVIVIDPQPHMTYQPFLPEAAAGNISPRHSVVPLRRELKRCRIVSGEVTRIEHARKTVTVQPIEGPVKEIAYDHVIVAPGSVSRTLPIPGLRENGIGFKTIGEAIYLRNHILDRLDIAAVTPDPEVRRASLTFVFVGGGYAGIEALAEMEDVVRDALKYYPELRRDEVRFVLVEATNRILPEVGPDMGAYAARQLDRRGIDLRLDTRLESCAGGLIKLSDGDTFRAETLVWTAGVKPSPMLDNTDLPRGPRGHLTCLPTLQIVDGDTVLDGAWSAGDCAQVPDLANPGAWCSPSAQHAVRQASRLADNIRAVVIGATPKDYKHKYAGSVASLGLYKGVAKIYGIKLKGFPAWLMHRTYHMSRIPSFNRKVRVLADWTLAFVLKREVISLGQLHAPREEFTHVTPPLGDGRAAEPVGAGTR, from the coding sequence GTGAAACCGCAGCGGATCGTCGTCGTCGGGGCAGGTCACGTGGGGCTCTACGCCGCACTGCGCCTGTCGAGGAAGCTCAGCGCGCGCCAGGCCGAAGTGATCGTCATCGACCCTCAGCCGCACATGACCTACCAGCCGTTCCTGCCGGAGGCCGCCGCGGGCAACATCTCCCCGCGCCACTCGGTGGTGCCGCTGCGCCGCGAGCTCAAGCGCTGCCGGATCGTGTCCGGCGAGGTCACCCGGATCGAGCACGCCCGGAAGACGGTCACCGTCCAGCCGATCGAGGGCCCGGTCAAGGAGATCGCCTACGACCACGTCATCGTCGCGCCGGGCTCAGTGTCGCGCACCCTGCCGATCCCCGGCCTGCGGGAGAACGGCATCGGCTTCAAGACCATCGGCGAGGCCATCTACCTGCGCAACCACATCCTCGACCGGCTCGACATCGCCGCGGTCACCCCGGACCCCGAGGTGCGCCGGGCGTCGCTGACCTTCGTCTTCGTCGGCGGCGGCTACGCGGGCATCGAGGCGCTGGCCGAGATGGAGGACGTCGTCCGCGACGCCCTGAAGTACTACCCCGAGCTGCGCCGGGACGAGGTCCGCTTCGTCCTGGTCGAGGCGACCAACCGGATCCTGCCCGAGGTCGGACCCGACATGGGCGCCTACGCGGCCCGGCAGCTCGACCGGCGCGGCATCGACCTGCGCCTGGACACCCGGCTGGAGTCGTGCGCCGGCGGCCTGATCAAGCTGTCCGACGGCGACACGTTCCGCGCCGAGACCCTGGTGTGGACGGCCGGCGTCAAGCCGTCGCCGATGCTCGACAACACCGACCTGCCGCGCGGCCCCCGCGGGCACCTGACCTGCCTGCCGACGCTCCAGATCGTGGACGGCGACACGGTCCTCGACGGCGCGTGGAGCGCGGGCGACTGCGCACAGGTCCCCGACCTGGCCAACCCGGGCGCCTGGTGCTCGCCGAGCGCGCAGCACGCGGTCCGGCAGGCGTCGCGGCTGGCCGACAACATCCGCGCCGTGGTCATCGGGGCAACCCCCAAGGACTACAAGCACAAGTACGCGGGCAGCGTCGCCAGCCTCGGCCTCTACAAGGGCGTCGCGAAGATCTACGGCATCAAGCTCAAGGGCTTCCCGGCCTGGCTCATGCACCGCACCTATCACATGAGCCGCATCCCGTCGTTCAACCGCAAGGTGCGCGTGCTGGCCGACTGGACGCTGGCGTTCGTGCTCAAGCGCGAGGTCATCTCGCTGGG
- a CDS encoding DUF58 domain-containing protein: MEPPPLRAAVPAGVAAAEEAWAAPAWVPTRALGRTVLLTGLLLVLGVALGRVDLVLLAAPFAVGAAIGLRRMPRSAPELTIEAAEEHIVEGGRVEAGLTVANPDVITYDLVVVRARTSPWLELENADRPFAITVAPDGWTGVELPGAALRWGRHDVGPAAARVAACGGLLACRPVVTPARGVRVFPETEPFAATEAMPAAAGLVGNHRSRRPGEGGELAGVRPFAPGDRLRRIDWRVSLRTRDLHVASTLSDRDAEVLLLLDVLGEAGASEGVKGRASVLDTTVRAAAAIAEHYLQRGDRVSLLEYGSTARRLRPATGRRQYLTVLEWLLDVRADNNDADGPHEHVFGAHHVSPDALVVVLTPLVDPRSADMLAGLTQSGRYTVAVDTLPAGAAPPSRGPWTPLATRLWRMERENVLGRLREHGVPVVTWAGTGSLDLVLRDVSRLASAPRGR; this comes from the coding sequence ATGGAGCCGCCGCCGCTGCGCGCCGCCGTACCCGCCGGGGTTGCGGCGGCGGAGGAGGCGTGGGCGGCGCCGGCCTGGGTGCCCACCCGGGCGCTCGGCCGCACAGTCCTGCTCACCGGCCTGCTGCTCGTGCTCGGGGTGGCGCTGGGCCGGGTCGACCTGGTGCTGCTCGCGGCGCCGTTCGCCGTCGGCGCGGCCATCGGCCTGCGCCGGATGCCCCGCTCGGCACCCGAGCTGACCATCGAGGCGGCCGAGGAACACATCGTCGAGGGTGGCCGGGTCGAGGCCGGGCTGACCGTCGCGAACCCCGACGTGATCACCTACGACCTGGTCGTGGTCCGCGCGCGCACGTCGCCGTGGCTGGAGCTGGAGAACGCCGACCGGCCGTTCGCGATCACCGTCGCGCCCGACGGCTGGACCGGCGTGGAGCTGCCCGGCGCGGCGCTGCGCTGGGGCCGGCACGACGTCGGTCCCGCCGCCGCCCGGGTCGCCGCCTGCGGCGGCCTGCTCGCCTGCCGGCCGGTCGTGACGCCGGCCCGGGGCGTGCGCGTCTTTCCCGAGACCGAGCCGTTCGCGGCCACCGAGGCGATGCCCGCGGCGGCCGGCCTGGTCGGCAACCACCGGTCGCGGCGGCCGGGCGAGGGCGGCGAGCTCGCCGGGGTGCGCCCGTTCGCACCCGGCGACCGGCTGCGCCGCATCGACTGGCGGGTGTCCCTGCGCACCCGGGACCTGCACGTGGCCTCGACGCTCTCGGACCGCGACGCCGAGGTGCTGCTCCTGCTCGACGTGCTCGGCGAGGCCGGCGCGTCCGAGGGCGTCAAGGGCCGGGCGTCGGTGCTCGACACGACCGTGCGCGCGGCCGCAGCGATCGCGGAGCACTACCTCCAGCGCGGCGACCGGGTGTCGCTGTTGGAGTACGGCTCCACCGCGCGCCGGCTGCGGCCGGCGACCGGCCGCCGGCAATATCTGACGGTGCTCGAGTGGCTGCTCGACGTGCGCGCCGACAACAACGACGCCGACGGCCCGCACGAGCACGTCTTCGGCGCACACCACGTGTCGCCGGACGCCCTCGTCGTGGTGCTGACGCCGCTCGTCGACCCGCGCTCGGCCGACATGCTGGCGGGCCTGACCCAGTCCGGGCGGTACACGGTGGCCGTCGACACGCTCCCGGCCGGTGCCGCGCCGCCCAGCCGCGGACCGTGGACGCCGCTGGCCACGCGGCTGTGGCGGATGGAGCGGGAGAACGTGCTCGGCCGGCTGCGTGAGCACGGCGTGCCCGTGGTGACCTGGGCCGGGACCGGCAGCCTCGACCTGGTGCTGCGCGACGTGTCCCGGCTCGCCTCCGCGCCCCGGGGGCGCTGA
- a CDS encoding AAA family ATPase, with the protein MAGAVLDSVGSVVVGKRDALELVLAGILAGGHVLLEDLPGLGKTLTARCFAQALGLDFRRLQFTPDLLPADVTGSFLYDQRKGDFAFRAGPVFTNMLLADEINRTPPKTQAALLEAMQEKQVSVEGVTYRLDPPFHVLATANPIEYEGTYPLPEAQLDRFMLRVSFGYPTRDEEWEVLRRRMSRRQEDAQLAPVVDARRLMAMQASLEHVAVEDSIGRYIVALTSATREHASALVGSSPRGSLALLLLARARAIMAGRDYVVPEDVKDVAVPALAHRITLRPEMWLRRVDPSFVVQEVLQAVPAPASGALPTYAGGYAEQ; encoded by the coding sequence ATGGCCGGCGCTGTCCTGGACTCGGTCGGCAGCGTCGTTGTCGGCAAGCGGGACGCCCTCGAACTGGTGCTGGCGGGCATCCTGGCCGGCGGTCACGTGCTGCTCGAGGACCTGCCCGGCCTCGGCAAGACGCTGACCGCCCGGTGCTTCGCCCAAGCGCTCGGGCTCGACTTCCGGCGGCTGCAGTTCACCCCCGACCTGCTGCCGGCCGACGTCACCGGCTCGTTCCTCTATGACCAGCGCAAGGGCGACTTCGCCTTCCGCGCCGGCCCGGTCTTCACGAACATGCTGCTCGCCGACGAGATCAACCGGACGCCGCCGAAGACCCAGGCCGCCCTGCTCGAGGCCATGCAGGAGAAGCAGGTCTCGGTCGAGGGCGTCACCTACCGGCTGGACCCGCCGTTCCACGTCCTGGCCACGGCCAACCCGATCGAGTACGAGGGCACGTACCCGCTGCCGGAGGCCCAGCTGGACCGCTTCATGCTGCGCGTCTCGTTCGGTTACCCGACCCGGGACGAGGAGTGGGAGGTGCTGCGCCGCCGGATGTCCCGCCGCCAGGAGGACGCGCAGCTCGCGCCCGTCGTCGACGCCCGGCGGCTGATGGCCATGCAGGCCTCCCTCGAGCACGTCGCCGTCGAGGACTCGATCGGCCGCTACATCGTGGCGCTGACCTCCGCGACCCGTGAGCACGCCTCGGCGCTTGTCGGCTCCTCGCCGCGCGGCTCGCTGGCGCTGCTGCTGCTGGCCCGGGCTCGCGCCATCATGGCCGGCCGCGACTACGTGGTGCCCGAGGACGTCAAGGACGTGGCCGTGCCGGCGCTCGCGCACCGGATCACGCTGCGGCCGGAGATGTGGCTGCGCCGCGTCGACCCGTCCTTCGTGGTCCAGGAGGTGCTCCAGGCGGTGCCGGCGCCAGCCAGCGGCGCCCTGCCCACGTACGCGGGCGGGTACGCCGAACAGTGA
- a CDS encoding DUF4129 domain-containing protein, translating to MDLAALRRWWPLAAVLGLLFLASLAATHSAPQLERFNPDAAPATEAPPLLPPSREAVVRPSAEPVAGGDLPDWVGRVALVVLGVLALAILGLVVWAVLRHQLGRRGTRKGRLDTRRREPRTAEDLVAALDAGLQELSDTDRDPRRAVIACWVRLEDAAAAAGTPRHAGDSPTDLVARLLAEQRVDAGVLTPFAAVYRQARYATHTVDDQMRRQARTALERLRADLGAGVPS from the coding sequence TTGGATCTCGCCGCACTCCGTCGCTGGTGGCCGCTGGCCGCCGTCCTCGGGCTGCTCTTTCTCGCCTCGCTGGCGGCCACCCACTCGGCGCCGCAGCTCGAGCGCTTCAACCCCGACGCCGCGCCGGCCACCGAGGCCCCGCCGCTGCTGCCGCCCTCGCGGGAGGCGGTCGTCCGCCCGTCCGCGGAGCCGGTGGCGGGCGGCGACCTGCCCGACTGGGTCGGCCGGGTGGCCCTTGTCGTGCTCGGGGTCCTCGCCCTGGCGATTCTCGGGCTCGTCGTCTGGGCCGTGCTGCGCCACCAGCTCGGCCGCCGCGGCACCCGCAAGGGCCGGCTCGACACCCGGCGGCGGGAGCCGCGCACCGCGGAGGACCTGGTCGCGGCCCTCGACGCCGGCCTCCAGGAGCTCTCCGACACCGACCGGGACCCGCGCCGGGCGGTGATCGCCTGCTGGGTCCGGCTCGAGGACGCCGCGGCCGCGGCCGGCACGCCGCGGCACGCGGGGGACAGCCCTACGGACCTGGTCGCCCGCCTGCTCGCCGAGCAGCGGGTCGACGCGGGCGTGCTCACCCCGTTCGCGGCCGTCTACCGGCAGGCCCGCTACGCGACGCACACCGTCGACGACCAGATGCGCCGCCAGGCCCGCACCGCGCTCGAGCGCCTGCGCGCCGACCTGGGGGCGGGGGTGCCGTCATGA